The Williamsia sp. DF01-3 genome has a window encoding:
- the rpmB gene encoding 50S ribosomal protein L28, protein MAAVCDVCAKGPGFGKSVSHSHRRTNRRWNPNIQTVRAQIAPGNRKRLNVCTSCLKAGKVVRG, encoded by the coding sequence ATGGCTGCCGTCTGCGACGTATGCGCCAAGGGCCCCGGCTTCGGTAAGTCGGTCTCTCACTCACACCGGCGTACCAACCGGCGCTGGAACCCGAACATCCAGACCGTTCGGGCCCAGATCGCTCCCGGAAACCGCAAGCGCCTGAATGTTTGCACCTCATGCCTGAAGGCCGGCAAGGTCGTCCGGGGCTGA
- the recG gene encoding ATP-dependent DNA helicase RecG: MVSLSDSLETVLGAKAADMLEEQIKVQTVGELLRYVPDRYVKQGDLSGERKPEPGERLTVVARVEENKTIPIRNSRRKMVKLVVFDGNVRIAVTFFNSPWIAAKLPKGTRVMMAGEVKYFRNELQLTHPNWLLLPEDGTSIEADDAVGSAVMAGIAKALAVDAGDGGGEKDGSIDFSEFLRDVIPVYRGTAKLQAWTIWQCVRAVLGQLDPIDDPLPETERLARGLIGADEALRKIHVPEGQNDIDQARARLKFDEALALQLALAQRRHVDRGAAGPVCRHVPGGLEDKMIARLPFTLTEGQAAVIDEISADLAAPITAADQSSVAPMSRLLQGEVGSGKTLVALLVMLRVIDNGYQCALLAPTEVLAAQHLRTLEAMLGGLAREGELDGEEGATRIALITGSMKTAAKRTALLETVTGQVGILIGTHALLQEHVDFFNLGFVVVDEQHRFGVEQRDTLRSRGRDGIVPHLLVMTATPIPRTVAMTVFGDLETSTLRELPRGRQPITTSVVPRGNPKWVQRVWERVNEEVEAGRQVYVVCARIGDDGTAAGQKSERKGAEAAAEPATSAVDMFTTLSEGPLGVHRLGLLHGRLPADEKALLMADFTAGDIDILVSTTVIEVGVDVPNATTMVIVDAERFGVSQLHQLRGRVGRGGLPGLCLLVTGASEMSPAMERLRAVAESNDGFALSIVDLAQRREGDLLGSLQSGQTSSLKFLSLLTDGDLIEDTRALADEVVGRDLTLVEHKPMAGLVDSILGPVRLAYLDKS; encoded by the coding sequence GTGGTTTCGCTGTCCGACTCGCTCGAAACGGTGCTCGGCGCCAAAGCCGCCGACATGCTCGAGGAACAGATCAAGGTGCAGACCGTCGGTGAGCTCCTACGCTACGTTCCCGACCGCTACGTCAAACAAGGTGATCTCTCGGGCGAACGCAAACCCGAACCCGGTGAGCGCCTCACCGTGGTGGCCCGGGTCGAGGAGAACAAGACGATCCCGATCCGCAATTCCCGCCGGAAGATGGTCAAACTCGTCGTCTTCGACGGGAACGTCCGGATCGCCGTCACGTTCTTCAACTCGCCGTGGATCGCCGCGAAGCTCCCCAAGGGGACACGGGTGATGATGGCCGGCGAGGTCAAGTACTTTCGCAACGAACTACAGCTCACACACCCGAACTGGCTGCTGCTGCCAGAGGACGGCACCTCGATCGAGGCCGACGATGCGGTGGGGTCGGCGGTGATGGCGGGGATCGCCAAAGCGCTTGCGGTGGACGCAGGAGACGGCGGCGGAGAAAAAGATGGGTCGATCGATTTCTCCGAGTTCCTGCGCGATGTGATCCCCGTGTACCGGGGCACGGCCAAGTTGCAGGCGTGGACCATCTGGCAGTGCGTGCGCGCCGTTCTCGGCCAACTCGATCCGATCGACGACCCGTTGCCCGAAACCGAGCGGCTCGCCCGCGGGTTGATCGGTGCCGACGAGGCGCTTCGCAAGATTCACGTGCCCGAGGGGCAGAACGACATCGACCAGGCGCGTGCCCGACTCAAGTTCGACGAGGCGCTCGCGTTGCAATTGGCATTGGCGCAGCGACGCCATGTCGACCGCGGTGCGGCCGGCCCTGTCTGTCGGCACGTACCCGGTGGCCTCGAGGACAAGATGATCGCGCGGCTGCCCTTCACTCTGACCGAAGGTCAGGCGGCCGTGATCGACGAGATCAGCGCCGACCTCGCGGCCCCGATCACCGCGGCCGATCAGTCCAGCGTCGCGCCGATGAGCAGGCTGCTTCAGGGAGAGGTCGGGTCGGGCAAAACCCTGGTGGCGCTGCTGGTGATGCTGAGGGTGATCGACAACGGCTACCAGTGCGCGCTGCTGGCTCCGACGGAAGTCCTTGCCGCCCAGCATCTCCGGACGCTCGAGGCGATGCTCGGAGGACTCGCGCGCGAAGGTGAGCTCGATGGTGAGGAGGGAGCCACCCGGATCGCGCTGATCACCGGATCCATGAAGACGGCGGCCAAACGCACGGCGCTTCTGGAAACCGTCACCGGCCAGGTGGGCATCTTGATCGGCACCCACGCGCTCCTCCAGGAACACGTCGACTTCTTCAACCTCGGTTTTGTCGTGGTCGACGAGCAGCACAGATTCGGTGTGGAACAACGCGATACGTTGCGGTCCCGTGGACGCGACGGAATCGTCCCGCATCTGCTGGTGATGACCGCGACGCCCATCCCGCGCACTGTGGCCATGACTGTGTTCGGAGACCTCGAGACCTCCACGCTCCGAGAGCTGCCGCGGGGTCGTCAACCCATCACCACGAGTGTGGTCCCGCGTGGGAACCCGAAATGGGTCCAGCGCGTCTGGGAGCGGGTGAACGAGGAGGTCGAGGCCGGTCGACAGGTGTACGTGGTGTGCGCCCGGATCGGCGACGACGGGACTGCGGCCGGGCAGAAGTCGGAGCGCAAAGGCGCCGAAGCCGCAGCCGAACCGGCCACGTCCGCGGTGGACATGTTCACAACGCTGAGCGAAGGGCCGTTGGGTGTTCATCGCCTCGGCCTCCTGCACGGTCGACTACCCGCAGACGAGAAGGCCCTGCTGATGGCCGACTTCACCGCAGGGGACATCGACATCTTGGTGTCGACAACGGTGATCGAGGTGGGAGTGGACGTGCCCAATGCGACCACCATGGTGATCGTGGACGCCGAGCGTTTCGGGGTCAGTCAACTGCACCAGTTGCGGGGCCGCGTCGGCCGCGGTGGTCTGCCCGGATTGTGTCTTCTGGTCACCGGTGCGTCGGAGATGTCGCCGGCGATGGAACGGCTACGGGCTGTCGCGGAGTCCAATGACGGATTCGCGTTGTCGATCGTCGACCTGGCGCAGCGGAGGGAAGGTGATCTGCTTGGCTCCCTCCAATCGGGGCAGACGTCGTCGCTCAAGTTCCTCTCTCTCCTCACCGACGGCGACCTCATCGAGGACACCCGCGCGCTGGCCGACGAAGTGGTGGGCCGCGACCTCACGCTCGTCGAACACAAGCCGATGGCGGGTCTCGTCGACTCGATCCTCGGGCCCGTCCGATTGGCCTATCTGGACAAGTCGTGA
- a CDS encoding DAK2 domain-containing protein, producing the protein MPEQVGVPAMDPGLLRDWIEGAVVGLGAVRAEINDLNVFPIPDSDTGSNMLHTMMAAADAVGEVQADADTATVARAMADGAVGKARGNSGIILSQVLVGLADAAEVNSIGGRVSFNELWVAGLRLGSLAATRAVSQPREGTVLTLLRRAAHNAAEHIEATPADLARAIADGCAEDLDLTTGQLDVLAQAGVVDAGGRGLLVIFDELVKVLTGVSARRRRYQGALAGGGDRIGHQIGETCESDDEMDFEVMYLLEGAAAEQISTLRRDLDGLGDAVVIVGDSADDEAGERFSIHVHTCEPGAAIEAGLALGRVSDIRISCFLLDAHRGQDDDSGHLPKRKRAVVAVVTGDEAAELFEQEGAVVVRADTDGAGELDADALAKAIIEVDSAHVVLMGNGALPAQELVAVAAAARSRDRSVVILPGGSMVQSLSAMAVHDPTELADDDAYAMAEAAAATRFGAVVVATETALTFAGTCRPGDHLGLIGDGVLVIDREILGAATGLIDLLLSTGGEMVSVLAGRNLDPGVLEHLEHHVNTNHPGVEFVSYPGGQVGELLQVGVE; encoded by the coding sequence ATGCCGGAGCAGGTTGGTGTACCCGCCATGGATCCCGGGTTGTTGCGCGACTGGATCGAGGGTGCGGTGGTAGGTCTCGGCGCCGTCCGCGCCGAGATCAACGACCTCAACGTCTTCCCCATCCCGGATTCGGATACCGGCAGCAACATGCTGCACACGATGATGGCGGCAGCCGACGCAGTGGGTGAGGTACAGGCCGACGCCGATACGGCGACGGTCGCCAGGGCGATGGCTGATGGTGCCGTGGGCAAGGCGCGGGGTAACTCGGGCATCATTCTCTCGCAGGTCCTCGTCGGACTGGCCGACGCTGCCGAGGTCAACTCCATCGGTGGCCGTGTGTCCTTCAATGAGTTGTGGGTCGCCGGCCTGCGTCTCGGATCGTTGGCCGCCACGCGCGCGGTGAGCCAGCCGCGTGAAGGCACCGTCCTCACGTTGCTGCGGCGCGCGGCGCACAATGCCGCCGAGCACATCGAGGCGACGCCTGCCGACCTCGCCAGGGCGATCGCCGACGGGTGCGCCGAGGATCTCGACCTCACCACCGGCCAACTCGACGTGCTGGCTCAGGCCGGGGTGGTCGACGCCGGTGGACGCGGTCTGCTCGTGATCTTCGACGAACTGGTCAAGGTACTCACCGGTGTATCTGCACGCCGCCGTCGTTATCAGGGCGCGCTTGCCGGTGGCGGTGACCGCATCGGACACCAGATCGGCGAGACGTGCGAGAGCGACGATGAGATGGACTTCGAGGTGATGTACCTCCTCGAAGGCGCTGCCGCAGAGCAGATCTCGACGTTGCGGCGCGATCTGGACGGTCTCGGTGATGCGGTGGTGATCGTCGGCGACAGCGCCGATGACGAAGCAGGTGAACGATTCTCGATTCACGTGCACACCTGCGAACCGGGTGCGGCGATCGAGGCGGGGCTGGCCCTGGGAAGGGTCTCCGACATCCGGATCAGCTGCTTTCTGCTCGATGCCCATCGAGGCCAGGACGACGACTCCGGACACCTTCCCAAACGCAAACGCGCGGTCGTTGCCGTCGTCACCGGCGACGAGGCTGCCGAGTTGTTCGAGCAGGAGGGGGCCGTGGTGGTCCGGGCCGACACCGACGGTGCCGGTGAACTGGATGCGGACGCGTTGGCCAAGGCGATCATCGAGGTCGACAGCGCACATGTGGTGTTGATGGGCAATGGGGCATTGCCGGCCCAGGAACTCGTCGCCGTCGCTGCCGCTGCCCGCTCGCGGGATCGCTCGGTGGTCATCCTCCCGGGCGGGTCGATGGTGCAGAGTTTGTCGGCGATGGCAGTCCACGACCCGACCGAACTGGCCGACGACGATGCCTACGCGATGGCAGAAGCAGCCGCCGCAACGCGTTTCGGCGCGGTGGTGGTGGCCACCGAGACGGCCCTGACCTTTGCCGGAACCTGTCGGCCGGGTGACCATCTCGGACTCATCGGCGACGGAGTCCTGGTGATCGACAGGGAGATCCTCGGCGCTGCGACAGGTCTGATCGATCTGCTGCTCAGCACAGGTGGCGAGATGGTCAGCGTGCTGGCGGGCCGCAACCTCGATCCAGGGGTTCTGGAGCATCTCGAGCACCACGTGAACACCAACCACCCCGGGGTCGAGTTCGTCAGCTATCCCGGCGGCCAGGTCGGCGAGCTCTTGCAGGTCGGAGTCGAATAG
- a CDS encoding gamma carbonic anhydrase family protein, giving the protein MAIYALDDREPQLGEGVYIHPDAVVIGAVTLEAGVSVWPGAVLRGDYGTITVGERTNIQDGTVIHCTLVDATVIGARCTIGHNAHIEGAVIGDNCLIASGSVVLNGSRIGAGSIVGAGAVVPFKFEVPDRSMALGVPAKIRQGYQVPEGHIDLNVDLYANNATYYRTALRRLD; this is encoded by the coding sequence ATGGCGATCTACGCACTCGATGACCGAGAACCGCAACTGGGCGAAGGGGTCTACATCCATCCCGACGCGGTGGTGATCGGAGCCGTCACGCTCGAGGCGGGGGTCTCGGTATGGCCCGGCGCCGTGCTTCGGGGCGACTACGGAACCATCACCGTCGGCGAGCGGACAAACATCCAGGACGGCACCGTCATCCACTGCACACTCGTGGACGCGACGGTGATCGGGGCGCGGTGCACCATCGGGCACAACGCGCACATCGAGGGCGCCGTGATCGGCGACAACTGCCTGATCGCCTCAGGGTCGGTGGTACTCAACGGGTCTCGGATCGGAGCTGGCTCCATTGTCGGTGCCGGGGCGGTGGTGCCGTTCAAGTTCGAGGTACCCGACCGTTCGATGGCGCTCGGTGTTCCGGCGAAAATACGGCAGGGCTACCAGGTTCCGGAAGGTCACATCGACCTGAACGTCGATCTGTATGCCAACAATGCCACCTACTATCGAACCGCCCTGAGGCGGCTCGACTAG
- a CDS encoding thiamine-phosphate kinase, with protein MSSDPVRTVGDVGEHELIALFTARDDSAPADGVIVGPGDDAAVLVGSGPVVVTTDALVDGQHFRLDWSTPRQVGAKAVVANAADVMSMGARVTGFVVSLTCPDRTPTTTLVGVRDGMREAAARYGAQVVGGDLTAGDQLVIAVTAVGAMDDRAPVRLSTPVAGDVLAVSGPLGGSAAGLALLLAGVDGFADLVAAHCVPKPHLQLALAAAESGVHAMTDISDGLSSELRTMARMSGLSLRVDPAAIPLPPDLAAAAAELGVDPVRWAVAGGEDHELLAAFAPGELPTGWTAIGSVHAADSGPSVVVSGLDVSDLGDGWRTF; from the coding sequence CTGTCCAGCGATCCCGTCCGCACGGTCGGCGACGTCGGTGAGCACGAGCTGATCGCGTTGTTCACCGCACGAGACGACTCCGCTCCTGCAGATGGGGTGATCGTGGGCCCGGGTGATGACGCCGCGGTGCTCGTCGGCAGCGGACCGGTGGTGGTGACCACCGATGCACTCGTCGACGGACAGCACTTCCGACTCGACTGGAGCACGCCACGTCAGGTGGGCGCCAAAGCGGTGGTGGCCAATGCAGCCGACGTGATGTCGATGGGCGCCAGGGTCACCGGTTTTGTGGTGTCGCTGACGTGCCCGGATCGAACCCCCACGACAACACTGGTCGGTGTCCGTGACGGAATGCGTGAGGCCGCAGCGCGGTACGGGGCGCAGGTCGTCGGTGGCGATCTCACCGCCGGCGATCAACTGGTGATCGCGGTGACGGCGGTCGGTGCGATGGACGACCGCGCACCGGTTCGACTCTCCACACCGGTAGCCGGCGACGTTCTCGCCGTATCGGGCCCGCTCGGTGGATCCGCCGCGGGCCTTGCTCTCCTGCTGGCAGGCGTCGATGGCTTCGCCGATCTAGTTGCCGCGCACTGCGTTCCGAAGCCGCACCTACAGCTGGCCCTGGCCGCGGCGGAGTCGGGCGTGCACGCGATGACCGACATCTCGGACGGCTTGTCGAGTGAACTGCGAACGATGGCAAGGATGTCGGGTCTGTCGCTTCGGGTGGACCCCGCTGCCATTCCGCTGCCCCCCGACCTGGCCGCAGCAGCAGCCGAGCTGGGTGTCGACCCGGTCCGCTGGGCCGTGGCCGGTGGAGAAGACCATGAACTCCTGGCTGCTTTCGCGCCCGGTGAGCTTCCGACAGGGTGGACCGCTATCGGTTCGGTGCATGCCGCTGACAGCGGTCCTTCCGTGGTGGTGTCGGGCTTGGATGTGTCCGACCTGGGTGATGGCTGGCGGACATTCTGA
- a CDS encoding uracil-DNA glycosylase — MSDGRPLSELVDAGWAQALEPVADDVARMGEFLRAELAAGRTYLPSGPNVLRAFTRPFDEVRVLVVGQDPYPTPGHAVGLSFSVAPEVRPVPRSLGNIFTEYSSDLGLPRPSNGDLTPWADQGVLLLNRVLTVAPGTPASHRGKGWEAVTECAIKALAARDRPLVAILWGKDAASLAPWLPGVATITSPHPSPLSASRGFFGSKPFSRANAALAEQGADEVDWRLP; from the coding sequence ATGTCCGACGGGCGACCACTGTCCGAACTCGTGGACGCGGGCTGGGCACAAGCCCTCGAACCGGTGGCCGACGATGTCGCGCGGATGGGAGAGTTCCTGCGTGCCGAGTTGGCCGCAGGGCGAACGTATCTGCCGTCGGGGCCCAACGTCTTGCGCGCGTTCACCCGTCCCTTCGACGAGGTGAGAGTTCTCGTGGTGGGCCAAGATCCGTATCCGACGCCCGGACATGCTGTGGGACTGAGCTTTTCGGTGGCACCAGAGGTGAGACCGGTTCCACGCAGTCTGGGGAACATCTTCACCGAGTACAGTTCTGATCTCGGACTTCCGCGACCGTCGAACGGGGACCTGACGCCCTGGGCGGATCAAGGGGTACTGCTGCTCAATCGAGTTCTCACGGTCGCGCCCGGAACCCCGGCGAGTCATCGCGGCAAGGGGTGGGAGGCAGTGACCGAGTGTGCCATCAAGGCCTTGGCGGCCCGAGATCGGCCGTTGGTGGCGATTCTGTGGGGGAAAGATGCCGCATCACTTGCGCCCTGGTTGCCCGGGGTCGCGACGATCACGTCTCCCCATCCGTCGCCGCTGTCGGCAAGTCGCGGATTCTTCGGGTCGAAGCCGTTCTCGCGTGCCAATGCAGCTCTCGCCGAGCAGGGTGCCGATGAGGTGGACTGGCGCCTGCCGTGA
- the cofC gene encoding 2-phospho-L-lactate guanylyltransferase, whose translation MDTRSIAVVIAVKELSAAKTRLSPGVDGNARRQLVLAMLTDTLAAVRAAGLDQVVVVSPDTSVAEAAQASGARTVVDRGDVLNGDVLNAAFAIGIDHALLLWPGSRIMVLQADLPAVRPESLTAAIDRSSDLERAFIADHSGTGTTALFLNAADLSAADTLRFGAHSAREHRRRGAVELTEDSGRWPDLRIDVDTVEDLLTARRLGLGTSTSAVLERLQLDEQT comes from the coding sequence ATGGATACGCGATCGATCGCAGTCGTCATCGCGGTCAAAGAGCTGAGCGCAGCCAAGACACGGCTGTCGCCGGGCGTCGACGGCAACGCCCGACGCCAACTGGTGCTGGCCATGCTGACCGACACCCTCGCAGCGGTGCGAGCCGCGGGACTCGATCAGGTGGTGGTGGTCAGTCCCGACACATCGGTTGCCGAGGCCGCGCAGGCGAGTGGCGCTCGCACTGTGGTGGACCGCGGCGACGTGCTCAACGGCGATGTTCTCAACGCGGCGTTCGCGATCGGCATCGACCACGCTCTGTTGTTGTGGCCGGGCAGCCGAATCATGGTGCTGCAGGCCGATCTCCCCGCGGTGAGGCCCGAGTCGCTCACGGCCGCCATCGATCGGTCCTCGGATCTGGAGCGGGCCTTCATCGCCGACCATTCGGGCACCGGTACCACCGCACTGTTCCTGAACGCAGCCGATCTCAGCGCCGCCGACACCCTTCGGTTCGGGGCCCACTCGGCCCGAGAGCATCGTCGCCGGGGTGCGGTCGAACTCACCGAGGACTCCGGTCGCTGGCCGGACCTGAGGATCGACGTCGACACCGTCGAGGATTTGCTGACCGCACGGCGCCTTGGCCTGGGAACTTCCACCAGTGCCGTTCTCGAACGCTTGCAGTTGGATGAACAAACCTGA
- a CDS encoding Lrp/AsnC ligand binding domain-containing protein translates to MCQCIWVSHRLIAVASERNAVVQAYILIQTEVGKAAVAAATISEIDGVASSEEVSGPYDVIVRVDATDGTHLTEAVVPKIQQVEGITRTLTCPVVTGTPRQG, encoded by the coding sequence ATGTGCCAGTGTATTTGGGTCAGCCACCGGTTGATCGCAGTCGCCAGCGAAAGGAACGCCGTGGTTCAGGCATACATACTGATCCAGACCGAGGTCGGAAAGGCCGCCGTGGCAGCGGCCACCATCTCGGAGATCGACGGCGTCGCCTCGTCGGAGGAGGTCAGCGGCCCTTACGACGTCATCGTGCGCGTGGATGCGACCGACGGGACGCACCTCACCGAGGCGGTCGTACCGAAGATCCAGCAGGTCGAAGGGATCACCCGGACGTTGACCTGCCCGGTGGTGACCGGTACGCCGAGGCAGGGGTGA
- a CDS encoding DUF3515 domain-containing protein produces the protein MSDSSTRRLSPAVIASIVAIPVMVIVGFITYAVVGTDGATSDDTPLKTMAAPERDSPECAKLIAALPESFDGFGKRETAADGLVTWAPGDQVAGPVQVRCGVDRPESLSPTSGLQVVDPVQWFSVSATTEAKGFLWYAVDHRPYVAIWLPENVGNGPIQQVSQLIDQNLTSAPIDLGG, from the coding sequence GTGAGCGACTCGTCGACGCGCCGGCTCAGTCCGGCCGTGATCGCCAGCATCGTAGCGATCCCGGTCATGGTGATCGTGGGGTTCATCACCTATGCGGTGGTCGGCACAGACGGCGCAACCTCTGACGACACCCCGCTGAAGACGATGGCAGCGCCCGAACGGGACTCTCCGGAGTGCGCGAAACTCATTGCCGCCCTTCCCGAGAGTTTTGATGGGTTCGGCAAGCGAGAGACCGCTGCGGACGGCCTGGTCACCTGGGCACCAGGCGACCAGGTGGCCGGACCCGTCCAGGTGCGTTGCGGAGTCGATCGGCCCGAATCACTCTCGCCGACCTCTGGTTTGCAGGTCGTCGATCCGGTGCAGTGGTTCTCGGTGTCGGCGACAACCGAGGCCAAGGGCTTCCTCTGGTACGCCGTCGACCATCGGCCCTATGTCGCCATCTGGCTACCCGAGAACGTCGGAAATGGCCCTATTCAACAGGTTTCGCAACTGATCGACCAGAACCTCACAAGCGCACCCATCGATCTGGGCGGCTGA
- a CDS encoding NAD(P)H-dependent glycerol-3-phosphate dehydrogenase, translating into MQAVVMGSGSWGTAMAKVLVDAGTPTVLWSRRPELADAINRTHTNPDYLPQVPLPEGLRASADLAEVLGGADLVVCAVPSQSLRASMQTWLPHLADTATLMSLSKGVETGTLLRMSEVIAEVTGAASDRVAVLSGPNLAGEIAVGQPAATVVACEDESRARDIQKACSTRYFRPYTNTDVVGCEIGGAVKNVIALACGMASGVGLGENTLASIITRGLAETIRLGVALGARPETLAGLAGVGDLVATCSSPLSRNRTFGSRLGEGKTLAEAQEATNGQVAEGVKSCTSVRALAEKHGVDMPLTEAVHQVCHEGLTVTEAIYQLLGRRTKPE; encoded by the coding sequence ATGCAGGCGGTCGTGATGGGCTCGGGTTCGTGGGGCACTGCGATGGCCAAGGTGTTGGTCGACGCGGGCACCCCGACGGTCTTGTGGTCGAGGAGGCCCGAACTGGCGGACGCCATCAACCGCACCCACACCAACCCCGACTACCTGCCACAGGTACCTCTGCCCGAGGGTTTGCGCGCCAGCGCCGACCTCGCCGAGGTTCTCGGGGGTGCCGACTTGGTGGTCTGTGCCGTGCCCTCCCAGTCGCTGCGCGCAAGTATGCAGACCTGGCTGCCGCACCTCGCTGACACCGCAACCCTGATGTCGTTGTCCAAAGGCGTGGAAACCGGGACGCTGCTGCGGATGAGCGAAGTGATCGCAGAGGTGACCGGCGCCGCCTCAGATCGCGTCGCGGTGCTGTCGGGGCCCAATCTCGCCGGCGAGATCGCAGTCGGCCAACCCGCCGCGACCGTGGTCGCGTGTGAGGACGAGTCCCGGGCGCGCGACATCCAGAAGGCGTGCAGTACGAGATATTTTCGGCCGTACACCAACACGGATGTGGTCGGCTGCGAGATCGGGGGCGCGGTCAAGAACGTCATCGCACTCGCATGTGGGATGGCGTCCGGTGTCGGACTCGGGGAGAACACCCTGGCATCCATCATCACTCGCGGTCTGGCCGAGACGATCCGCTTGGGGGTCGCGCTGGGGGCGAGACCCGAAACACTGGCCGGGCTGGCCGGGGTCGGTGATCTCGTCGCCACATGCTCCTCGCCGCTGTCGCGCAATCGCACATTCGGCAGCAGGCTGGGGGAGGGCAAGACACTGGCAGAGGCTCAAGAAGCCACCAACGGTCAGGTCGCCGAGGGTGTGAAGTCGTGCACGTCGGTTCGGGCCCTGGCCGAGAAACACGGTGTGGACATGCCTTTGACCGAAGCGGTTCACCAGGTCTGCCACGAAGGCCTCACGGTCACCGAGGCCATCTATCAACTGCTTGGCCGACGGACCAAGCCCGAGTGA